The Acetivibrio cellulolyticus CD2 genome has a segment encoding these proteins:
- the glgD gene encoding glucose-1-phosphate adenylyltransferase subunit GlgD has protein sequence MKSTMGIILTGGKNNRLKELAETRSSTAVPVAGKYRMIDFALSNMVNSGITNVGVLTQYSFRSLMDHLGSGKEWDLDRRNDGLFIFPPSLTGENSGWYQGSADAMFHNITFLKRSFEEYVVIAMGNCIYNMRFDEMLEYHLDRNADITIAYRDMFDLPPEELVHLGVMSMDESGRVVDFQEKHNEPKSTTCSMGIYILRRELLIELLDECASHGKYDFVKDILIKKLESLKIFGYRFNGYWRNISTINAYYRLNMEMLKPEIRNELFESEGKIYTKVKDEAPAKYNEEAEVTNSIVADGCIIEGKVEGSVLFRGVTIKKGVNVKNCIIMQGTVLEEDVTIENSILDKGVVLSKGINLKGTSKFPIIVAKNITV, from the coding sequence ATGAAAAGTACAATGGGTATAATTTTGACCGGAGGAAAGAACAACAGGCTGAAAGAACTTGCAGAAACGCGTTCAAGCACTGCAGTTCCAGTAGCAGGCAAGTATAGGATGATTGATTTTGCATTGTCAAATATGGTCAATTCCGGAATTACCAATGTTGGGGTTCTTACTCAGTATAGTTTTCGTTCACTTATGGACCACCTTGGTTCGGGAAAAGAGTGGGATCTTGACAGAAGAAATGATGGACTTTTTATATTTCCGCCTTCTCTGACAGGAGAAAATTCAGGCTGGTATCAGGGAAGTGCTGATGCTATGTTCCACAATATCACATTTCTCAAACGTAGTTTTGAAGAGTATGTAGTAATAGCGATGGGTAATTGTATTTATAATATGCGTTTTGATGAGATGCTTGAGTACCATTTGGACAGGAATGCAGATATAACAATTGCATACAGGGATATGTTTGACTTACCTCCGGAAGAGCTGGTGCATCTTGGCGTAATGAGTATGGACGAAAGCGGAAGAGTCGTTGATTTTCAGGAGAAGCATAACGAACCTAAATCAACTACATGTTCGATGGGTATATATATATTGAGAAGGGAACTTCTCATTGAACTTTTAGATGAATGTGCTTCTCATGGGAAATACGATTTTGTTAAGGATATACTTATTAAAAAGCTGGAAAGTCTCAAAATATTCGGATATAGATTTAATGGCTATTGGAGAAATATAAGTACAATAAATGCCTACTATAGATTAAACATGGAAATGCTAAAGCCCGAGATTAGAAACGAGCTTTTTGAGAGTGAAGGAAAGATATATACAAAGGTTAAGGACGAAGCACCTGCTAAATATAATGAGGAGGCTGAAGTCACGAACTCTATTGTAGCTGATGGTTGTATTATTGAAGGAAAGGTAGAGGGATCTGTTCTTTTTAGAGGAGTTACAATCAAAAAAGGTGTTAATGTTAAGAACTGCATCATTATGCAGGGAACAGTTTTGGAAGAAGACGTTACAATAGAAAATTCCATCCTTGATAAGGGTGTTGTATTATCGAAGGGAATAAACTTGAAAGGAACTTCAAAGTTCCCTATAATTGTTGCAAAGAACATTACAGTTTAG
- a CDS encoding response regulator transcription factor translates to MFSVMIVEDDPLICEWLATQINWNQLGFEVGYIANNGIDALQKLNEYNPDVVISDISMPKMGGIELLNSIKEYDKGPQVVFLSDESDYSHVKQGILLGAFGYILKPIDKNNLIELMKKVFNDLTVKKQEEEKSQKIKEKIELFRERLLYDIFRGKEYPLQKFDDIVSEYGINLHKGAVQVAVVEIGNFDANSKELVKSGKFDELTEKVRNGILEMVDGFGGISCVIGDMDIGTLSVIIQPVNEIQLNEFEEISYSFFSKLLEKIKLDMNVRVTIGVGNIQQQVNEISLSYMGAKAALRHKYILGGNRVIHIKEFDFEEKQKILYPAEREKLLTEYIMSADEKALQLVNNLFNEISLGSQGALKRIAFATNQLIYNISRYIDSQYSYIKKLYDFNKFTDIDFTSFKSEEEIKDYLIYIVNDIMEVIKKYKPGHGNPIIKKACDYVLQHIDEDITLLNISDKLSLSKNYFCSLFKQETGYNFLEYVTTVKMEWAKRLLKEGNCKTYEVSDMLGYRESSYFSRLFRKHTDYSPAEYKKLFRSDSNDINE, encoded by the coding sequence TTGTTTAGCGTCATGATTGTTGAGGATGACCCATTAATCTGTGAATGGCTAGCAACTCAAATAAATTGGAACCAGTTAGGGTTTGAAGTTGGATATATTGCAAATAATGGTATAGATGCATTACAGAAGCTTAATGAATATAATCCCGATGTTGTTATATCGGATATAAGTATGCCTAAAATGGGTGGGATAGAGCTTTTAAACTCTATTAAGGAATATGATAAAGGGCCACAGGTCGTTTTTTTAAGTGATGAAAGTGATTATTCGCATGTTAAGCAGGGAATTTTGCTTGGAGCATTCGGTTATATTTTAAAACCTATAGACAAGAACAATCTTATCGAGTTGATGAAAAAAGTCTTTAACGATCTGACGGTTAAGAAGCAGGAGGAAGAAAAAAGCCAAAAGATCAAGGAAAAAATTGAGCTTTTCAGAGAACGGCTTCTCTATGACATTTTCAGAGGAAAAGAATATCCGCTGCAAAAGTTTGACGATATTGTTAGCGAGTATGGAATAAACCTCCACAAAGGTGCAGTACAGGTAGCTGTTGTTGAAATAGGCAATTTTGATGCCAATTCAAAGGAATTGGTGAAGAGTGGTAAGTTTGATGAGCTTACAGAAAAAGTTCGAAATGGAATATTGGAAATGGTTGATGGCTTTGGTGGGATTAGTTGTGTAATAGGTGATATGGATATTGGAACACTTAGTGTAATTATTCAACCAGTTAATGAAATTCAATTAAACGAATTTGAAGAAATATCCTACTCGTTTTTCTCAAAACTGCTAGAAAAGATCAAGCTGGATATGAACGTAAGGGTAACCATTGGAGTGGGGAATATCCAACAACAGGTCAATGAAATCAGCTTGAGTTATATGGGAGCGAAAGCTGCATTGCGGCATAAATATATTTTAGGTGGAAACCGTGTAATACATATAAAAGAGTTTGATTTTGAAGAGAAGCAGAAAATCTTATATCCTGCCGAGAGGGAAAAGTTGCTGACCGAGTATATAATGTCAGCTGACGAAAAGGCTCTGCAATTAGTTAACAACTTATTTAACGAAATAAGTTTGGGGTCACAGGGCGCATTAAAGCGAATAGCCTTTGCTACCAATCAGTTAATTTATAATATTTCCCGGTATATAGATTCTCAGTATAGCTATATAAAAAAATTATATGATTTCAACAAATTTACAGATATAGACTTTACCTCGTTTAAGTCGGAAGAAGAAATCAAGGATTATCTTATATACATAGTGAATGATATTATGGAAGTAATAAAAAAGTATAAGCCTGGTCATGGAAATCCTATAATAAAAAAGGCTTGTGATTATGTTCTTCAACATATTGATGAGGATATCACCCTTTTAAATATTTCTGATAAATTAAGCCTTAGCAAGAATTATTTCTGTTCGCTGTTTAAGCAGGAAACCGGTTATAATTTTCTTGAATATGTAACTACCGTGAAAATGGAGTGGGCTAAAAGGCTTCTTAAGGAAGGAAATTGTAAGACTTACGAGGTAAGTGATATGCTTGGTTACCGTGAGTCGAGTTATTTCAGCAGATTATTCCGAAAGCACACAGATTACAGTCCTGCTGAGTATAAAAAACTGTTTAGAAGTGATTCAAATGATATAAATGAATAA
- a CDS encoding pseudouridine synthase has product MRETQRVDRILSNFGFGTRREIKQLVKNGEVKVDGEVIKDSGMHVDPKTSKIEISGQVLNYRQFIYVMMNKPAGVISATFDNRHETVVDILPEEYKCFDPFPVGRLDIDTEGLLLMTNDGQLAHELLSPRKHVPKKYFAYIEGEVSAGDVKMFEEGILLDDGYKTLPAELHILEQGESSSVEVIIFEGKFHQVKRMFEAVGKKVKYLKRITMGNLVLDEALATGECRELTENELTGLINAVRTENDSNLN; this is encoded by the coding sequence ATGAGAGAAACACAAAGAGTAGACAGGATACTATCAAACTTTGGGTTTGGTACACGCAGAGAGATCAAGCAACTGGTGAAAAACGGCGAAGTAAAGGTTGATGGTGAGGTTATTAAGGATAGTGGAATGCACGTAGATCCTAAGACAAGCAAGATAGAAATATCCGGCCAAGTGTTAAATTACAGGCAATTTATATATGTCATGATGAACAAACCGGCAGGAGTTATATCGGCAACTTTTGACAATAGACATGAGACTGTTGTTGATATTTTGCCGGAGGAATACAAGTGCTTTGATCCATTTCCTGTTGGAAGATTGGACATTGATACGGAAGGACTCCTTCTTATGACCAATGACGGACAACTTGCACATGAGCTTCTATCACCGAGAAAGCATGTCCCCAAAAAATACTTTGCCTATATAGAAGGAGAAGTTTCAGCAGGTGATGTGAAAATGTTTGAAGAGGGAATACTTTTAGATGATGGCTATAAAACGCTTCCTGCGGAACTACATATTCTTGAGCAAGGTGAATCTTCAAGTGTTGAAGTTATAATATTTGAAGGAAAGTTTCATCAGGTTAAAAGAATGTTTGAAGCTGTTGGAAAGAAAGTCAAGTATTTAAAAAGGATTACTATGGGCAATCTAGTATTGGATGAAGCCCTTGCGACAGGTGAATGTCGCGAACTAACAGAGAATGAGCTTACGGGCCTTATTAATGCAGTAAGAACTGAAAATGACAGTAATTTAAACTAA
- a CDS encoding carbohydrate-binding protein encodes MIVLSKTKQLYEDNGVELSKSTISVGDEITLLYSGLLAQSGADSIYAHIGYGDNWEGKEFIPMEKMEDKFKATIKVNLSDKLNVAFKDGVDNWDNNSQLNYSFNVAKRAEKSSTSEEKKTTAKVKATSMNADAAKETAETKQKVTKAKTTVAKASAPKATAAPKAAAAKATAAKATAAKAPAAKKSTASKSTGAKKTTK; translated from the coding sequence GTGATTGTTTTGTCAAAAACTAAGCAACTGTACGAAGATAATGGTGTAGAACTCTCAAAATCTACAATCAGTGTTGGGGATGAAATAACTCTACTATATAGTGGTTTGCTTGCCCAAAGTGGAGCGGACTCTATATACGCTCATATCGGTTATGGCGATAACTGGGAAGGTAAAGAATTTATCCCTATGGAAAAGATGGAGGATAAATTCAAGGCAACTATTAAAGTTAATCTATCAGACAAATTAAATGTAGCATTTAAGGATGGCGTAGATAACTGGGACAATAATTCACAGCTAAATTACTCCTTTAATGTTGCAAAAAGAGCTGAAAAATCAAGTACTTCAGAAGAAAAGAAAACTACAGCAAAAGTTAAAGCTACTTCAATGAATGCTGATGCTGCTAAAGAAACTGCAGAAACAAAACAAAAGGTTACAAAGGCTAAGACTACAGTAGCGAAAGCTTCAGCTCCAAAGGCAACTGCAGCTCCAAAGGCTGCTGCAGCAAAGGCAACTGCAGCAAAGGCAACTGCAGCGAAAGCCCCGGCAGCAAAGAAAAGTACTGCATCTAAGTCAACAGGGGCAAAGAAGACTACTAAATAG
- a CDS encoding glucose-1-phosphate adenylyltransferase, translated as MQNKEIIALLLAGGQGSRLGVLTKNIAKPAVSYGGKYRIIDFSLSNCINSDIDTVGVLTQYQPLELNAHIGIGKPWDMDRIDGGVTILSPYLKAEMGEWYKGTANAVFQNIHYVDKHSPRYVVILSGDHIYKMDYSKMLDFHKANNADATISVINVPFEEASRYGIMNTRDNGKIYEFQEKPANPKSNLASMGVYIFTWEVLRDYLVRDDQNQESDHDFGKNIIPMMLNEGKNMWAYSFSGYWRDVGTIQAFWESNMDLISRVPDFNLFDPAWKIFTPNPVKPAHYIGPEGSIKKAIVSEGCMIYGKVKNSVIFPGAFISEEAVIEDSIIMSDAFVGKGTYISQCILGEKVKVGDKVKMGFGENIQNELKPSIYDSGITVVGDRAVIPDECTIGKNVVIDVGITSDEFCSLNIGSGKSVLKGGECE; from the coding sequence ATGCAGAATAAAGAGATTATTGCTTTATTGTTGGCAGGTGGTCAGGGCAGTAGATTGGGTGTATTGACCAAGAATATAGCAAAACCGGCAGTTTCTTATGGTGGAAAGTATAGAATTATTGATTTTTCTTTAAGTAATTGTATAAACTCAGATATTGATACTGTAGGTGTACTTACTCAATATCAACCATTAGAACTCAATGCTCATATAGGAATCGGTAAGCCCTGGGATATGGATAGAATTGATGGCGGTGTAACGATACTTTCCCCCTATCTTAAAGCTGAAATGGGAGAATGGTACAAAGGGACTGCAAATGCGGTTTTCCAGAACATTCATTATGTTGACAAGCATTCACCGCGATATGTTGTTATATTATCCGGAGACCATATATACAAGATGGACTATTCAAAAATGCTTGATTTCCACAAGGCGAATAATGCAGATGCCACAATATCAGTAATTAACGTACCTTTTGAAGAAGCTTCAAGATATGGCATAATGAATACTCGAGATAATGGAAAAATCTATGAGTTCCAGGAGAAACCTGCGAATCCAAAAAGCAATCTTGCTTCAATGGGCGTGTATATATTCACATGGGAAGTCTTGAGAGATTACCTTGTAAGAGATGATCAGAACCAGGAGTCAGACCACGACTTCGGTAAAAATATTATTCCTATGATGTTAAATGAAGGCAAGAATATGTGGGCGTACAGTTTCAGCGGTTATTGGCGTGATGTGGGTACAATACAAGCTTTTTGGGAATCTAATATGGACCTTATAAGCAGGGTTCCAGATTTTAATCTTTTTGACCCTGCATGGAAGATATTTACGCCGAATCCGGTAAAGCCTGCACATTATATAGGCCCGGAAGGCAGTATTAAGAAGGCGATTGTTTCAGAAGGATGTATGATTTATGGGAAAGTTAAGAATTCTGTTATTTTTCCAGGTGCATTTATTTCTGAGGAAGCTGTTATTGAAGACTCAATAATAATGTCCGATGCTTTCGTAGGAAAGGGTACATATATTAGTCAGTGTATATTAGGAGAAAAAGTTAAAGTCGGAGACAAAGTTAAGATGGGATTCGGCGAAAATATACAAAATGAATTGAAACCTTCAATTTATGATTCAGGTATAACTGTTGTAGGTGACAGGGCTGTTATACCAGATGAGTGCACGATTGGCAAGAATGTAGTAATTGATGTAGGTATTACGAGCGATGAGTTCTGCTCATTGAATATTGGATCGGGAAAAAGTGTTTTAAAAGGGGGGGAATGTGAATGA
- a CDS encoding rhamnogalacturonan lyase family protein: MKKVLIFLLVFGLVLSFLPNTGFYAANGQASTKYGDVDADTNVNAIDFALMRTYLIGGSSDLPASNWKIAADVNADNGVNSIDFALIRSYLLGLITQFPAGITIQGTSTPTPTKPQEPTAPTSTSAPIAGSRQMENLDRGLVAVKVSNGVFVSWRMLGTDSSGVSFNLYRNGTKVNSSPITGATNYVDASGSTSSSYTVKPVINGQEQSASKEASVWGQNYLQVPITPPASGYTAGDSSTGDLDGDGQYDIVIKWEKNPQDNANSGVTDPEYLEGYTLSGKKLWTINLGKNLRSGAHYNQYMVYDLDGDGKAEVACKTADGTTDGKGKVIGNASANYVNSSGYILSGPEYLTVFSGPTGEALSTVDYVVPRGTVSSWGDSYGNRVDRMRACVAYLDGQHPSLVMGRGYYTRMVFAAWDFRNGKLEKRWVFDSNDSGNSSYAGQGNHNLSVGDVDGDGRDEIISGMACIDDNGKGLWNTKLGHGDSMHFGDLDPNRPGLEVWGCLESSGGAVLLDAKTGNQIFRWNASGDTGRACTADIDPNTPGEEMWAAGSSLFSCTGKNLGSAPSQKNFAIWWDGDECREILDGTTVTNRDGSGSGFSASGCSANNGTKSVPCLQADILGDWREEVIWRTSDSRALRIYTTTATTERKIYTLMHDPVYRLGVAWQNVAYNQPPHTGFFIGSGMNTPPTPKIYLAP, from the coding sequence GTGAAAAAAGTATTAATTTTTTTACTCGTGTTTGGTTTAGTCCTTAGCTTTTTACCAAACACAGGCTTTTATGCCGCAAATGGTCAGGCATCAACAAAGTATGGTGACGTCGATGCTGACACTAACGTAAATGCAATTGATTTTGCATTGATGAGAACATATCTAATTGGTGGTTCATCAGATCTTCCGGCTTCCAACTGGAAGATAGCAGCTGATGTAAATGCTGATAACGGAGTTAATTCAATTGATTTTGCATTAATTAGGAGTTACTTGCTCGGACTTATTACACAGTTTCCTGCAGGTATAACAATTCAAGGAACATCTACACCCACACCTACAAAACCACAAGAACCTACAGCTCCAACTAGCACTTCAGCACCAATAGCAGGTTCAAGGCAGATGGAGAATCTTGACAGAGGTTTAGTAGCTGTTAAAGTAAGTAATGGTGTTTTTGTAAGCTGGCGTATGCTTGGTACTGATTCCTCAGGTGTTTCATTCAATCTATACCGCAACGGAACCAAAGTAAACTCTTCACCTATTACTGGTGCTACAAATTATGTAGATGCAAGCGGAAGCACAAGCTCCTCATATACTGTAAAACCGGTAATAAACGGTCAAGAACAGTCAGCATCAAAAGAAGCTAGCGTTTGGGGACAGAATTATTTGCAAGTGCCTATTACTCCTCCAGCTAGTGGATATACAGCAGGTGACAGCAGTACCGGTGATTTGGACGGAGACGGACAGTATGATATTGTTATTAAGTGGGAGAAAAATCCACAGGATAACGCAAATTCAGGAGTTACCGATCCTGAATACCTTGAAGGATATACTTTATCAGGTAAAAAGCTTTGGACAATAAACCTTGGTAAAAATCTCCGCAGTGGTGCACATTATAACCAGTACATGGTTTACGATTTAGATGGTGATGGCAAGGCAGAAGTTGCTTGTAAGACGGCAGATGGAACTACAGATGGCAAGGGTAAGGTTATAGGTAATGCAAGTGCAAATTACGTTAACTCAAGCGGATACATATTATCAGGTCCTGAGTACCTTACTGTATTTAGCGGACCTACAGGTGAAGCACTTTCAACCGTAGACTATGTAGTTCCAAGAGGAACTGTTTCAAGTTGGGGTGACAGCTATGGTAACAGAGTAGACCGTATGAGAGCTTGTGTTGCTTATCTTGATGGACAACATCCAAGTCTTGTTATGGGACGTGGGTACTATACAAGAATGGTATTTGCAGCATGGGATTTTAGAAACGGAAAACTTGAAAAGAGATGGGTATTTGACAGCAATGACAGCGGTAATTCATCATATGCAGGACAGGGTAACCATAACCTTTCAGTAGGTGATGTTGATGGAGATGGACGTGATGAGATTATTAGTGGTATGGCTTGTATTGATGATAATGGTAAGGGTTTATGGAATACCAAATTAGGTCATGGTGATTCAATGCATTTTGGTGATCTTGATCCAAACAGACCTGGCTTGGAAGTATGGGGATGTCTTGAATCATCAGGAGGAGCAGTTTTGCTAGATGCAAAAACCGGAAATCAAATATTCAGATGGAATGCATCAGGTGATACTGGTAGAGCTTGTACAGCTGACATTGATCCAAACACTCCAGGCGAAGAAATGTGGGCTGCTGGGTCTTCATTATTTAGCTGTACTGGAAAGAACCTTGGCTCAGCTCCAAGTCAAAAGAACTTTGCGATTTGGTGGGATGGCGATGAATGCCGTGAAATCTTGGACGGTACTACAGTAACCAATCGTGATGGTAGTGGATCTGGTTTTTCAGCAAGTGGATGTTCGGCAAACAATGGTACCAAATCTGTTCCATGTTTGCAGGCAGATATATTAGGAGACTGGAGAGAAGAAGTAATCTGGAGAACAAGTGATAGTAGAGCTTTGCGTATTTATACAACTACAGCTACTACAGAACGTAAAATCTATACTTTAATGCACGATCCGGTTTACAGACTTGGTGTAGCTTGGCAGAACGTAGCATATAATCAACCTCCTCATACCGGATTCTTTATAGGTAGTGGAATGAATACACCTCCAACACCTAAGATATATCTAGCACCTTAA
- a CDS encoding RsmF rRNA methyltransferase first C-terminal domain-containing protein gives MKLPVEFLDKIKNLLDAAEYEDFIKSYDLPRFYGLRVNTLKISVEEFLKISPFKLEPIPWTKDGFYYNEGENPGKHPYYYAGLYYIQEPSAMLPGAVIDAKPGENILDLCAAPGGKTVQIAAGMKGKGLLVANDINSDRVKALVKNIELCGITNAVVTNDSPQNLSAKFNHFFDKILIDAPCSGEGMFRKDEDAAKSWGKYKCDLCSGMQRDILGHVDGMLKPGGYLVYSTCTFSPEENEQMIAAFLESHPDYELFEVPKTGGIDDGRPQWSDNNSELKKTARLWPHKIKGEGHFVALLHKKDSNYKALESFDKTVISGSNDVLDSFRIFEKDNLSVSLEDHFIVKGSNLYSLPVKLPDLSGIKVAKFGRYIGEAAKGRFEPSHSFILSLCKSDLKNVLSFASNSNEVIKYLKGETLMTESQKGYIGVLVDGYTLGWAKQTGDMLKNLYPKGWRKMN, from the coding sequence ATGAAACTACCTGTTGAATTTTTAGATAAGATTAAAAATCTTTTAGATGCTGCTGAATATGAGGATTTCATAAAGTCATATGACCTACCGAGATTCTATGGATTAAGAGTTAATACACTTAAAATAAGTGTAGAAGAGTTTTTGAAAATATCTCCTTTTAAACTTGAGCCAATTCCATGGACGAAAGATGGTTTTTACTATAATGAAGGAGAAAATCCTGGTAAACATCCTTACTATTACGCAGGGCTATATTATATTCAGGAGCCTAGTGCGATGCTTCCGGGAGCTGTAATAGATGCAAAACCCGGCGAAAATATTTTGGACCTTTGCGCTGCTCCTGGAGGCAAAACTGTGCAAATAGCTGCTGGTATGAAGGGCAAGGGGCTTCTGGTAGCTAATGATATTAATTCTGACAGAGTCAAAGCACTTGTTAAGAATATTGAATTGTGTGGTATTACAAATGCTGTAGTTACTAATGATTCTCCCCAAAACCTTTCTGCGAAGTTTAATCACTTTTTTGATAAAATCCTGATTGATGCACCCTGCTCTGGGGAAGGAATGTTTCGGAAAGATGAGGATGCAGCAAAAAGTTGGGGAAAATACAAATGTGATTTGTGCTCAGGAATGCAGAGGGATATTCTGGGTCATGTAGATGGAATGTTAAAGCCCGGGGGATATTTGGTTTATTCAACCTGTACCTTTTCACCGGAAGAGAATGAGCAAATGATTGCAGCATTTCTAGAGAGCCATCCTGATTATGAACTCTTTGAAGTACCTAAGACAGGTGGAATAGACGATGGTCGTCCGCAATGGTCGGATAATAACTCTGAGCTTAAGAAGACTGCAAGATTATGGCCTCACAAGATAAAAGGAGAGGGTCATTTTGTTGCTTTGCTGCATAAGAAGGACAGCAATTACAAAGCTTTGGAGAGTTTCGATAAAACTGTAATATCTGGCAGCAATGATGTGCTTGACAGTTTCAGAATTTTTGAGAAGGATAACTTGAGCGTGAGCTTGGAGGATCATTTTATAGTAAAAGGAAGCAATCTTTACTCATTGCCTGTCAAATTACCCGATCTTTCGGGAATAAAGGTTGCAAAATTTGGTAGATATATAGGCGAAGCTGCAAAAGGAAGGTTTGAACCGTCACATTCCTTTATTTTATCACTTTGTAAAAGTGATTTAAAGAATGTGTTGAGCTTTGCTTCAAATTCAAATGAAGTTATAAAATACCTAAAGGGGGAAACTCTAATGACTGAAAGTCAAAAAGGTTATATAGGTGTTTTAGTTGACGGATATACTCTAGGATGGGCCAAACAGACTGGAGATATGCTGAAGAATCTATACCCTAAGGGATGGCGTAAGATGAATTGA
- a CDS encoding class I SAM-dependent methyltransferase: MNKQSLNKLSLFLTGLESRIEENSDFFKKIDMVFKSGSKEFPGNVVLQGEKLKVNCSGNSEIIEKNWLGLRVTKLAQNYDSLLLTYEERGTTIFIEADDKNVKMKTKENQVEEILNNHNDVPQISNRDYYIKVGQADDLLREIGILAANGKIKNDMIRKYNQIDRFVELINDMLNDLLKEHESITVLDCGCGKSYLTFVLNYYIKEVLKKPCHFIGLDNSPIVIDASKKIADNLGYHNMEFKVTDISNYKANRDIHMVISLHACNTATDQAIALAVNNNVKSIVVVPCCQQEILSQYSYPPFEQIIKHGLLKARMADIITDGVRALLLEALGFKVSVVEYISPIETPKNLMIRAHKVHQPNSGLLEEYKELKKILNIAPTLEKLISE, encoded by the coding sequence ATGAATAAACAGAGCTTAAATAAACTTTCACTATTTTTAACAGGGCTTGAAAGCCGTATAGAAGAAAACAGTGATTTCTTTAAAAAAATCGATATGGTATTTAAGTCGGGATCAAAAGAGTTTCCTGGCAATGTAGTTCTTCAAGGAGAAAAATTGAAGGTCAATTGTAGTGGAAATTCAGAAATAATAGAAAAAAACTGGCTTGGTTTACGGGTGACGAAACTTGCTCAAAACTATGATAGTTTATTGCTTACATACGAAGAAAGAGGAACAACTATATTTATAGAAGCAGATGATAAAAATGTGAAAATGAAAACTAAGGAAAATCAGGTTGAAGAAATATTAAACAATCACAATGATGTTCCTCAAATATCAAACAGGGATTATTATATAAAAGTTGGGCAAGCAGATGATTTACTAAGAGAGATTGGAATTCTGGCTGCTAATGGGAAAATAAAAAATGATATGATCCGCAAATATAATCAGATAGACCGTTTTGTCGAGCTGATAAATGATATGCTAAATGATCTGTTAAAGGAGCATGAATCAATAACAGTATTGGATTGTGGGTGTGGAAAGTCATATCTAACTTTCGTGCTAAACTATTATATAAAAGAAGTATTAAAGAAGCCCTGCCACTTTATAGGTTTGGATAATTCTCCAATTGTTATTGATGCTTCAAAGAAGATAGCTGATAACCTTGGCTATCATAACATGGAGTTTAAAGTAACGGATATAAGCAACTATAAGGCTAATAGAGATATTCACATGGTTATAAGCCTGCATGCTTGTAATACCGCTACAGATCAGGCAATAGCTTTGGCAGTAAACAATAACGTTAAATCGATAGTTGTAGTACCGTGCTGTCAGCAGGAAATATTAAGCCAGTACTCATATCCTCCTTTTGAGCAAATAATAAAGCACGGGCTGTTAAAAGCAAGAATGGCGGATATAATTACCGATGGAGTTAGGGCGCTGCTGCTTGAAGCTTTGGGATTTAAAGTCTCGGTTGTTGAATATATTTCCCCAATTGAAACGCCTAAAAATCTTATGATAAGGGCTCATAAAGTTCATCAGCCCAACTCAGGATTGCTTGAGGAATATAAGGAACTTAAAAAAATATTAAATATAGCTCCAACACTGGAAAAACTTATTTCGGAATAA
- a CDS encoding GntR family transcriptional regulator, with translation MARIEHDESEINLHSLRAKVFNHIQNDILNGVYKPGDSLTESKLCTELGVSRTPIREAIRQLELEGLVQSIPNKGVFVNGISTKDIEDIYTIRMLIEGLAARWAAENITQEELKELKETIDLEEFYTMKNDTEHLLKLDSKFHEIIFRTSKSRSLMHVLSMFHHYVQKARNASFGSPGRAMKVLDEHKAIFQAISDRDAERAERLTTEHVKNASVECQTAYKLLMEREGK, from the coding sequence ATGGCAAGAATTGAACATGATGAGAGTGAAATCAATTTACATTCTCTAAGGGCTAAGGTTTTTAACCATATACAGAATGATATTTTAAATGGAGTATATAAGCCGGGCGACAGCCTTACGGAGTCAAAACTTTGTACTGAACTCGGAGTCAGCAGGACTCCAATAAGAGAAGCTATAAGGCAGCTTGAATTGGAAGGACTTGTTCAATCCATACCAAACAAAGGTGTATTTGTTAATGGAATTTCGACTAAAGATATTGAGGATATATATACTATAAGAATGCTGATTGAAGGTTTAGCTGCGAGATGGGCGGCCGAGAACATTACTCAGGAAGAACTTAAAGAACTCAAAGAGACCATTGATCTTGAAGAGTTTTATACAATGAAAAATGATACCGAGCATCTTTTAAAGCTTGACTCGAAATTTCATGAGATAATATTTAGGACCAGTAAAAGCAGATCACTTATGCATGTTTTGAGTATGTTTCATCATTATGTTCAAAAGGCCAGAAATGCTTCTTTCGGATCGCCTGGAAGGGCAATGAAGGTGCTCGATGAGCATAAGGCTATTTTTCAGGCGATATCGGATAGGGATGCCGAAAGAGCAGAAAGACTTACTACTGAACATGTAAAAAACGCAAGTGTCGAATGCCAAACAGCATATAAGCTTTTGATGGAAAGGGAAGGCAAGTAA